A window of the Cucurbita pepo subsp. pepo cultivar mu-cu-16 chromosome LG01, ASM280686v2, whole genome shotgun sequence genome harbors these coding sequences:
- the LOC111808203 gene encoding glycine-rich cell wall structural protein-like, producing MTDSNKRLLLELLRRLMQMNPKNPNKPAPMITPNAMPAFCPPLSPFESAPPFSFNALFVAGAGAGDELTSGEGAGGEMLVSGGGGGLSVVFDGGGGGPSVVFNGGGGGGLPVVLDAAGGGGLPVVLDGAGGGGLPVVLDGGGGGGAPSVVFNGGGGGGGDAS from the exons ATGACCGACTCCAACAAA CGGCTTCTTCTGGAATTACTACGACGTTTGATGCAAATGAATCCCAAGAATCCCAACAAGCCTGCTCCTATGATCACTCCAAACGCAATGCCTGCCTTTTGTCCGCCACTCAGTCCTTTTGAATCTGCACCACCCTTTTCATTCAATGCTTTGTTCGTGGCCGGCGCCGGCGCCGGAGATGAGCTTACGTCAGGCGAAGGTGCGGGTGGTGAGATGTTGGTGTCGGGTGGCGGTGGTGGACTCTCAGTGGTATTTGATGGTGGCGGAGGCGGACCGTCAGTTGTGTTTAATGGCGGCGGTGGAGGCGGACTGCCAGTTGTGTTGGATGCCGCTGGCGGAGGTGGACTGCCAGTTGTGTTGGATGGCGCTGGCGGAGGTGGACTGCCAGTTGTGTTggatggcggcggcggcggcggtgcaCCATCGGTTGTATTCAACGGcggtggtggaggaggaggagatgcATCTTGA
- the LOC111802165 gene encoding uncharacterized protein LOC111802165: protein MDGIFGVIDDNFKVSIVDSTMMWIVHRAMDKAHERVKSGEGVIERLHEISKFYELSVMQLDGCITFVQEETDSHNPESSHEEVLAGLAEIRNRLQRRLYESELAILQKDRELADRFVSESKLRQALEFTEKELVSSQEDLEQARSRSAGSSNLSPHEGEDDNRDGEFCELKDSVDRQVWKIREKLEFDDYVPKVKNRRNPCINDLKVEEMGSDIDILKETLDIAFGKMQSAIFCSDMGPIEQQVKSSIENDIISLCLNGFVRDCQEDLEAEARRKENQVSVSFNEHWSYLMNEAIGLCEELKPLISQNEIQPQKEEKSSQVDLDGRFSEYGINKDENLLEEEGRHDVAKMVKNQAEELVHLRPEMLREESPESLKSRFREVLEKLENLKILNARINKILGQNWDFDEEDIPPEDGEQIFTENRRQKSDVGTLADIWGKMHQLRNEENRGIQNQICMLTHQREDIKFQNIMMEEIYTTLFRGVREKFCNDLSRRELEMLISDGICRIFIRDMFNQLDETMASYKIEAQIKDDIYHIFFMEAMKGYRLQDVKDENLYLEGLTSDNNPSRCLECETRQEIYGIPFTVMLKEWHKNIIEHTSEILLREEISWFVLSETIKSICYKANHCPHTKFFNDFLPQITIKEDVCSVFLREMVTEWEDTIEASNLETLIREEIYWTMLDEAKSEVCDREKNIDVPTQDSDVTEITSSRKTLGEGTEIGPGSFCQKLSLLSEGIEVVENLVLSASLEIMDCNSKATSVEWKDIQCVLNSLSNKLEKTMMQFNNKLFVGELKPSLETIVDEAEKISEISPDLENVPDTKFLLSELHNMKLSKSDSKCLKLLEFPHIFYDFELMANKKLGQLTLRLEEMKRTLYPLPQVMASLLESESLYKKAFIRRCQNLRKAENEVDLLGDQVDILLRLIEKVYLILNQQSPVLQQYSDVSEILRLIKEQVAVLSTPPKKLDTSSDV from the exons ATGGATGGAATTTTTGGTGTGATCGATGACAACTTTAAAGTGTCCATAGTGGATTCAACCATGATGTGGATTGTGCATCGTGCTATGGACAAAGCTCACGAAAGAGTCAAGTCTGGAGAAGGCGTTATAGAAAGATTACATGAGATATCAAAATTCTACGAGTTGTCTGTAATGCAATTGGATGGGTGTATCACGTTTGTTCAAGAAGAAACGGACAGTCACAATCCGGAGAGCAGTCATGAAGAAGTGCTTGCAGGCTTGGCCGAAATAAGAAACCGCCTTCAACGACGTCTGTATGAATCGGAGCTGGCTATCCTACAAAAAGATAGGGAGTTGGCAGATAGATTTGTGAGCGAGTCGAAGTTAAGGCAGGCATTGGAATTTACGGAAAAGGAATTAGTTTCTTCACAGGAAGATCTTGAGCAAGCAAGATCAAGGAGTGCCGGAAGTTCCAACCTTAGCCCTCATGAAGGTGAGGATGACAATAGAGATGGGGAATTTTGTGAACTAAAAGACTCGGTGGATCGACAGGTTTGGAAGATCAGAGAAAAACTCGAGTTTGATGATTATGTGCCTAAGGTGAAGAACAGACGGAATCCTTGTATCAACGATTTAAAAGTTGAAGAGATGGGGTCTGACATtgatattttgaaggaaacTCTTGACATTGCGTTTGGAAAGATGCAGAGTGCCATTTTCTGTTCCGACATGGGACCAATAGAGCAGCAAGTAAAATCAAGTATTGAGAATGATATAATATCATTATGTCTTAATGGATTTGTGAGGGATTGCCAAGAGGATCTGGAAGCAGAAGCGAGAAGGAAAGAGAACCAAGTTTCAGTTTCCTTTAATGAACATTGGTCATATTTAATGAATGAAGCCATAGGTTTGTGTGAGGAGCTCAAGCCTCTCATTAGCCAAAATGAAATACAGCcccaaaaagaagagaagagttCCCAGGTAGATCTAGATGGTAGATTTTCAGAATATGGGATAAACAAGGATGAAAACCTGCTAGAAGAGGAGGGAAGGCATGATGTTGCTAAAATGGTAAAGAACCAAGCAGAAGAACTGGTTCATTTGAGGCCAGAAATGCTTCGAGAGGAAAGTCCTGAAAGCTTGAAAAGTAGGTTCCGAGAAGTACTAGAAAAACTAGagaatttaaagattttgaatGCTCggattaacaaaattttaggcCAAAATTGGgattttgatgaagaagacaTTCCTCCAGAAGATGGGGAGCAAATATTTACAGAAAATCGTAGACAGAAATCAGATGTTGGTACTTTGGCAGACATCTGGGGCAAGATGCATCAACTGCGGAatgaagaaaacagaggaataCAAAACCAAATCTGCATGCTAACGCACCAGAGAGAGgacatcaaatttcaaaacataatGATGGAAGAAATTTACACCACTTTATTCCGAGGGGTGAGAGAAAAGTTTTGTAATGATTTGAGTCGCAGGGAATTGGAGATGCTGATTTCTGATGGTATATGCAGAATTTTCATTAGGGATATGTTCAATCAGTTGGATGAAACCATGGCAAGTTACAAGATTGAAGCCCAAATTAAAGAtgatatatatcatattttcttcatggaGGCAATGAAAGGTTACAGATTGCAGGATGTGAAGGACGAAAACCTGTATCTGGAAGGATTGACATCTGATAATAACCCTTCTCGATGTTTGGAATGCGAAACAAGGCAGGAAATTTATGGAATCCCCTTTACGGTAATGCTGAAGGAATGGCATAAAAACATAATAGAACATACATCTGAAATACTTCTTAGAGAAGAGATATCTTGGTTCGTCTTGAGTGAGACAATCAAAAGCATCTGTTACAAAGCCAACCATTGTCCACATACCAAATTCTTCAACGACTTTCTTCCCCAAATTACAATTAAAGAAGATGTCTGCTCAGTTTTCTTGAGGGAAATGGTTACGGAATGGGAGGACACGATAGAGGCGTCTAACTTGGAAACTTTAATTAGGGAAGAAATTTATTGGACTATGCTTGATGAGGCAAAAAGTGAAGTCTGTGACAGAGAAAAGAATATTGATGTCCCAACTCAGGATAGTGACGTTACGGAAATTACATCATCTAGGAAAACACTAGGTGAAGGCACAGAGATTGGTCCGGGAAGTTTCTGTCAGAAACTAAGTTTGCTTTCAGAAGGCATTGAAGTAGTGGAAAACTTGGTGCTCAGTGCAAGTCTTGAGATAATGGATTGTAATAGTAAAGCTACCTCCGTAGAGTGGAAAGACATTCAATGCGTTCTCAATTCTTTGAGTAATAAGCTAGAGAAAACTATGATGCAGTTCAATAACAAGTTGTTTGTGGGCGAGTTGAAACCTAGCTTAGAAACTATAGTTGATGAAGCGGAAAAAATTTCTGAAATTTCTCCGGATTTGGAAAATGTACCAGATACGAAGTTCTTGTTATCAGAACTTCATAATATGAAGCTAAGCAAGTCAGATTCTAAGTGCCTAAAACTTCTGGAGTTTCCacatatattttatgatttcgAGCTGATGGCAAATAAAAAGTTGGGACAATTAACGCTGAG ATTGGAAGAAATGAAGCGTACTTTGTATCCACTTCCTCAAGTCATGGCTTCTCTGCTAGAAAGTGAATCACTTTATAAGAAGGCTTTCATCAGAAGATGCCAAAATCTCAGAAAAGCTGAAAATGAG GTGGATCTTCTAGGGGATCAAGTGGATATACTTCTTAGATTGATTGAGAAAGTATACTTGATTCTGAATCAACAATCACCGGTTTTGCAGCAATATTCTGAT GTCTCAGAAATTCTCAGGTTGATCAAGGAGCAGGTAGCAGTACTTAGTACACCacctaaaaaattagatacaAGCTCTGATGTTtaa
- the LOC111790298 gene encoding caffeoylshikimate esterase-like, with protein MVHPVEDADERSPFGSLTEDEFYTRNSVSHGSEFITNSRGLKLFTQWWIPLAPVKPIGIVAVVHGFTGESSWLVQLTAVHFTKAGFITCAIDHQGHGFSDGLQYHIPDINPVVDDCISFFDAFRERHAPSLPSFLYAESLGGAIALLITLRQKSTTQGLRSWNGVVLNGAMCGISAKFKPPWPLEHFLSLAAALIPTWRVVPTRGSIPEVSFKVDWKRKLAMASPRRVAARPRAATAQELMRVCRELQERFNEVEVPLLITHGGGDVICDPACVEELYRRAASRDKTLKIYPGMWHQLIGEPRENVELVFGDMVEWLRSRATVDASTTAAGGE; from the coding sequence ATGGTTCACCCGGTGGAAGACGCCGACGAGCGGAGCCCCTTCGGCTCTCTTACGGAGGACGAGTTCTACACTCGCAATTCGGTGAGTCACGGCTCTGAGTTCATCACCAATTCCAGAGGACTTAAGCTGTTCACTCAGTGGTGGATCCCTCTCGCTCCGGTCAAACCAATCGGAATCGTCGCCGTCGTTCATGGCTTCACCGGCGAATCTAGCTGGCTAGTTCAACTCACTGCTGTGCATTTTACCAAGGCCGGATTTATCACTTGCGCTATCGATCATCAAGGCCATGGATTCTCCGATGGCCTTCAGTATCACATACCTGACATTAACCCCGTTGTGGACGACTGTATTTCGTTCTTTGACGCGTTTCGTGAGCGTCACGCGCCGTCGTTGCCTTCCTTCCTCTACGCCGAGTCGCTCGGCGGTGCGATTGCTCTTCTGATAACGCTCCGTCAGAAATCGACGACCCAGGGCTTGCGATCTTGGAACGGTGTCGTTCTGAACGGCGCCATGTGCGGAATCAGCGCCAAGTTCAAACCGCCATGGCCATTGGAGCACTTTCTGTCCCTAGCCGCCGCTCTGATTCCGACTTGGCGCGTGGTTCCCACCCGCGGATCTATACCAGAGGTATCCTTCAAAGTCGATTGGAAGCGGAAGCTTGCGATGGCGAGTCCTCGACGTGTGGCGGCGCGTCCTCGCGCTGCGACGGCACAGGAACTTATGAGAGTGTGCAGAGAGTTGCAGGAGAGGTTCAACGAGGTGGAGGTTCCTCTACTGATAACGCATGGCGGCGGCGATGTGATCTGCGATCCAGCGTGCGTGGAGGAGCTGTACCGACGCGCCGCCAGTAGGGACAAGACGCTCAAGATATATCCAGGTATGTGGCACCAATTGATTGGAGAACCTAGAGAGAATGTGGAGCTTGTTTTTGGGGATATGGTTGAGTGGCTCCGAAGTAGGGCCACCGTAGATGCCTCTACAACGGCGGCCGGAGGGGAGTGA
- the LOC111808048 gene encoding probable aquaporin PIP2-1 — protein sequence MAKDDATAARGFSGKDYHDPPPAPLFDAAELGKWSFYRAIIAEFIATLLFLYVTILTVIGYSSQTDTDKPGADACDGVGILGIAWAFGGMIFVLVYCTAGISGGHINPAVTFGLFLARKVSLVRAVAYMVAQCLGAVCGTGLVKAFQKAYYHKYGGGANQLALGYSKGTGLGAEIVGTFILVYTVFSATDPKRSARDSHVPVLAPLPIGFAVFMVHLATIPITGTGINPARSFGPAVILNHEKPWNDQWIFWVGPFVGAAIAAFYHQFILRAGAVKALGSFRSSPSV from the exons ATGGCCAAAGACGACGCGACGGCGGCGAGAGGGTTCTCAGGCAAGGACTACCACGACCCTCCACCGGCTCCTCTGTTCGACGCGGCGGAGCTAGGCAAGTGGTCTTTTTACAGGGCCATCATTGCCGAGTTCATCGCcactcttctctttctctatgTCACCATCTTGACTGTGATTGGCTACAGTAGCCAGACCGACACTGACAAACCCGGCGCCGACGCTTGCGACGGCGTTGGAATCCTCGGCATCGCTTGGGCCTTTGGCGGCATGATCTTCGTCCTTGTCTACTGCACCGCCGGCATTTCAG GTGGGCACATCAACCCGGCGGTGACATTCGGGCTATTCTTAGCCCGGAAGGTGTCGTTGGTGCGGGCAGTGGCGTACATGGTGGCTCAGTGCTTAGGGGCCGTATGTGGGACGGGGCTAGTGAAAGCGTTCCAAAAAGCCTACTACCACAAGTACGGCGGCGGTGCGAACCAACTCGCCCTCGGCTACTCTAAAGGCACAGGCTTGGGGGCTGAAATCGTCGGTACATTCATCTTGGTCTACACCGTCTTCTCCGCCACTGATCCCAAGCGAAGCGCCAGAGACTCCCATGTCCCT gtattgGCACCACTCCCAATTGGGTTCGCTGTGTTTATGGTTCACTTGGCCACGATCCCCATCACCGGCACCGGCATCAACCCCGCTAGAAGCTTCGGCCCGGCTGTTATCTTGAACCATGAAAAACCGTGGAATGATCAA TGGATATTTTGGGTTGGGCCATTCGTGGGAGCCGCCATCGCAGCCTTCTACCACCAGTTCATTTTGAGGGCCGGCGCCGTCAAGGCTCTGGGCTCTTTCAGGAGCAGCCCATCCGTTTGA
- the LOC111787481 gene encoding mRNA-decapping enzyme subunit 2-like isoform X1, which yields MAGIHQPANASVKNGLPPQELLDDLCSRFVLNVPREDLQSFERILFLVEYAHWFYEDNSVENNPSLKSFNLKEFTSLLFNSCDVLKPYVPHIDDIFKDFTSYKLRVPVTGGIILDETFERCLLVKGWKGSSWSFPRGKKSKDEEDHACAIREVLEETGFDVTPFLVEDDFLEVMFGQQRVRLYIIAGVKTDIPFAPLTKKEISEIAWHRLDDLLPASDDVISHGITGLKLYMVAPFLNSLRSWILNHQPPVNPNFDMHVKGVTMWKVKNSSIVFDSQQTKFDSDPGQSLRNFKFDTASILQAMESAFAA from the exons ATGGCCGGTATTCATCAGCCCGCTAATGCGTCGGTGAAGAACGGTCTTCCTCCCCAAGAACTCCTTGATGATCTTTGCAG CCgatttgttttaaatgtgCCAAGGGAAGATCTACAATCATTTGAGAGGATTCTGTTTCTAGTTGAATATGCACATTGGTTCTATGAGGACAACTCGGTAGAGAATAACCCTTCACTGAAGTCCTTCAACTTGAAGGAGTTCACTTCGTTGC TATTTAACAGTTGCGACGTTTTGAAACCATATGTGCCCCACATAGATGACATATTTAAGGACTTCACTTCCTATAAGCTTCGAGTTCCTGTCACTGGGGGAATTATTTTGGATGAAACCTTTGAGAGG TGCTTACTGGTGAAGGGATGGAAAGGGTCAAGCTGGAGTTTTCCTCGTGGAAAAAAGAGCAAGGATGAAGAAGATCATGCTTGTGCCATTAGAGAA GTTTTGGAGGAAACTGGTTTTGACGTGACACCGTTCCTCGTCGAAGATGATTTTCTTGAAGTGATGTTTGGACAACAGAGAGTGCGGCTTTACATTATAGCTGGGGTGAAAACTGATATCCCCTTTGCACCTCTAACGAAGAAAGAGATCAGT GAAATTGCATGGCATCGACTTGACGACCTTCTACCCGCAAGTGACGATGTGATATCTCATGGAATCACCGGCCTCAAGCTTTACATGGTGGCTCCGTTCTTGAA CTCGTTGAGATCATGGATCTTGAATCATCAGCCGCCTGTGAATCCTAACTTCGACATGCATGTAAAAG GAGTCACCATGTGGAAGGTGAAGAACAGCTCGATCGTTTTCGACAGCCAgcaaacaaaatttgattctGATCCTGGACAAAGCCTCAGAAACTTCAAATTCGATACAGCCTCTATCTTGCAGGCTATGGAAAGTGCTTTTGCTGCTTGA
- the LOC111787481 gene encoding mRNA-decapping enzyme subunit 2-like isoform X2 yields the protein MAGIHQPANASVKNGLPPQELLDDLCSRFVLNVPREDLQSFERILFLVEYAHWFYEDNSVENNPSLKSFNLKEFTSLLFNSCDVLKPYVPHIDDIFKDFTSYKLRVPVTGGIILDETFERCLLVKGWKGSSWSFPRGKKSKDEEDHACAIREVLEETGFDVTPFLVEDDFLEVMFGQQRVRLYIIAGVKTDIPFAPLTKKEISEIAWHRLDDLLPASDDVISHGITGLKLYMVAPFLNSLRSWILNHQPPVNPNFDMHVKGNPFVTYKVLILNIDIAIANSIRVTKPVFNTLQYT from the exons ATGGCCGGTATTCATCAGCCCGCTAATGCGTCGGTGAAGAACGGTCTTCCTCCCCAAGAACTCCTTGATGATCTTTGCAG CCgatttgttttaaatgtgCCAAGGGAAGATCTACAATCATTTGAGAGGATTCTGTTTCTAGTTGAATATGCACATTGGTTCTATGAGGACAACTCGGTAGAGAATAACCCTTCACTGAAGTCCTTCAACTTGAAGGAGTTCACTTCGTTGC TATTTAACAGTTGCGACGTTTTGAAACCATATGTGCCCCACATAGATGACATATTTAAGGACTTCACTTCCTATAAGCTTCGAGTTCCTGTCACTGGGGGAATTATTTTGGATGAAACCTTTGAGAGG TGCTTACTGGTGAAGGGATGGAAAGGGTCAAGCTGGAGTTTTCCTCGTGGAAAAAAGAGCAAGGATGAAGAAGATCATGCTTGTGCCATTAGAGAA GTTTTGGAGGAAACTGGTTTTGACGTGACACCGTTCCTCGTCGAAGATGATTTTCTTGAAGTGATGTTTGGACAACAGAGAGTGCGGCTTTACATTATAGCTGGGGTGAAAACTGATATCCCCTTTGCACCTCTAACGAAGAAAGAGATCAGT GAAATTGCATGGCATCGACTTGACGACCTTCTACCCGCAAGTGACGATGTGATATCTCATGGAATCACCGGCCTCAAGCTTTACATGGTGGCTCCGTTCTTGAA CTCGTTGAGATCATGGATCTTGAATCATCAGCCGCCTGTGAATCCTAACTTCGACATGCATGTAAAAGGTAATCCGTTCGTGACTTACAAG GTTCTGATACTAAACATCGATATCGCCATAGCCAACTCAATCCGTGTAACCAAACCTGTTTTCAATACTTTGCAATACACTTAG
- the LOC111809967 gene encoding GATA transcription factor 8 produces the protein MIGNSLGDEIDCGSFFDHIDDLLDFPVEDVDLGLPPVNRGDSANSFPTIWPTHSESLPGSVSVFSANDNADLSAQLSVPYEDIVQLEWLSNFVEDSFRGGSLTMNKEEPKDLTYNQFQTSSPVSVLESSSSCSSDKSLPSRSSPEQTVATPGQQRGRARSKRPRPATFSPRPPIQLISPASSVTETATPDQPLQLAPKAPSDADNFAESQPLIKMPKHGSASGIQNTKNKKIKLSFSLAPLDAATGNQSSPSSVRKCMHCEITKTPQWRAGPMGPKTLCNACGVRYKSGRLFPEYRPAASPTFIPSLHSNSHKKVLEMRNKVDENTNAITISVQPELIPNTNSAISMDYM, from the exons ATGATCGGAAATAGCTTAGGCGACGAGATAGATTGCGGCAGTTTCTTCGACCATATCGACGACCTCCTTGATTTTCCGGTGGAGGATGTCGACCTTGGCTTGCCGCCGGTGAATCGCGGTGACTCGGCTAACTCATTCCCAACCATTTGGCCGACTCACTCCGAGTCACTACCTGGGTCTGTCTCGGTCTTCTCCGCTAATGACAACGCCGATTTGTCGGCCCAGCTCTCTGTTCCG TATGAAGATATTGTTCAACTTGAGTGGCTATCAAATTTTGTGGAGGATTCATTCCGTGGGGGAAGCCTTACAATGAACAAAGAAGAGCCCAAGGACTTGACTTATAACCAATTCCAAACCTCTAGCCCAGTTTCTGTGCTTGAAAGCAGTAGCTCTTGCTCTAGTGACAAGAGCCTGCCGTCTCGCAGCAGCCCCGAACAGACCGTCGCCACCCCGGGTCAGCAGCGTGGCCGTGCTCGTAGCAAGCGGCCTCGCCCTGCAACCTTCAGTCCCCGGCCACCAATTCAGCTCATTTCCCCTGCCTCATCCGTCACTGAAACCGCCACTCCTGATCAACCATTGCAGCTTGCCCCAAAAGCCCCGTCCGATGCCGATAACTTCGCCGAGTCCCAGCCTTTGATCAAAATGCCGAAGCATGGCAGTGCGTCGGGAATACAGAAtaccaaaaacaagaaaatcaaattgtcCTTTTCGCTCGCTCCATTGGACGCAGCGACAGGGAACCAAAGCTCGCCATCATCAGTAAGAAAATGTATGCATTGTGAGATAACCAAGACACCACAATGGAGAGCAGGACCAATGGGACCAAAAACTCTTTGTAACGCTTGCGGTGTTCGGTATAAATCCGGTAGACTCTTCCCTGAATATCGACCAGCAGCAAGTCCAACTTTCATCCCATCCCTGCACTCAAATTCCCATAAGAAGGTGCTCGAAATGAGAAACAAGGTCGACGAGAATACAAATGCAATCACCATAAGCGTGCAACCCGAGCTCATTCCGAACACGAATAGCGCAATTTCAATGGATTATATGTGA